The genomic DNA ttaatcaatttcttAGTCATTAGTCATAGAAACCCTCAAAAATGCTCTGCAAAAGATTGTGCTAAGTCGTTGAATTTTGAGTTTGAAAGAATAGGAACTCCGGATTTTCTTGTGACTGCTACGTCAGGCAACACAGAAAATTAGGAAGATTGAAATTCCTTCTGAAGCATGGCATTCACTGAGAGGGGTGCTGAGGAAAGAGGGTCAGAAAAAGGTCCTTTGTGATAGCAATTCTTCCCCAAACTTGCCAGAACAcctcattaaaataaaattttagagagagagaaaagtGATCTAAAGGATACGGTAAATAAACCTGAACTTTGAACCGCCCTCCTGAAAGACAGATACAAATACATAATGAGAACTTTTCTTAAACAGAATATTGGAAAGCCCAAATAATGAAATCTCTTGACCTCTGTAGAGTGAATCTTCAGGTCCTGGTACTAAAGCCTCCCATAATTGGAGACTGTCAGATGGAAGTGTTACTTGGATTCCATGAGGCTGTAAGGACTGCAGTTGTTTTAGCTCCTTCTGTACCCTGAAATATTTGTATATCACTTGATGTTCTGaatttaacaaacattttgattggtcCTTGCCTATGATTTATTACAAGAGAACGATCAGACGACTTTCTTGCACATCTTTGCTCTTTCAGTATGTTAAGAAATAGATGTTGCATACACCTTTTAAGGAAAACATTACAGTTTATTGGGCCATCGCCTTGTGTATAGATATACGATGCGTACGGGATAGTGGAACTATTGAGCGATGAAAGCCTTAAAGAGAATCGAAAGTGTTCGCTTAATTAACGTCACAACGATTTCTGCGAAGCCGGAAGCAGTTCCTTAGCGATGCAACATGGTTCTACCTACCTCCCCGATCCTTAGTCACTCTTTATTATATTAAGAACATGTATTGTAGTTTTAAATATCTTTGAGGGGTTTTGTACATTCTAGAGGTCTCACTTAGTCACATTAGAAGGCGGCACATTAACTGATTTCGTCTCTACCGACAGTGTTATAACCTCACGCAACATGGTTTTCTTATGTCAAGCGCAAAGGAGCGTGTAGGTGTCTTTGAATACGGTAAGTCCGGCTCTTGGTAAATCTTAAGTAACGATTTGctagttgaaattttgaaagtcaCTGCAATCACAAATTAATGAAAGAGTATTTACTTCGGAACTAGGGCATACACAAGTTTGAAATGAATGTTTACTTACCTTGAAATGAAATCTCTCTTCAAGCTCATTGTGTGTACTTACAAGTCCTGACTTACCTATGCATTTGGTGtctgtttcagtttgtttccAGAATTATAATAACAAAGCCCAGTATAGGGGATTTTCCCAAGGAAACTGAAAACTTAAGGAGAACAAAggcaagggaaatttcccttcaaAGCTTAAGGGTTGAGTTTTCATCTGGATATACAAAGGAAAGCTTCTTCACAGCAAGGTGAAAATTTGATTAGATTTATGATGTGTATCGTGATGCCTGCAGTTTGGGAAGAAATACGTATTGTACTTAGGTTGTTAATTTTTTGCCGATTTCCTTCTTCACTTCATGTTTACGCGTGCGAGTGGGAAAATCCCTATTAGTAGACCTCTTGGTTGTTTTGGTAGCACAATTTTCTCGAATATGATCTCAAGCATAACAGAAGTCACGCCACTAAAATCAATAGATATTTCATACAAAACCTGGGCCGCAAAATCTATCACTGTTTTCTCAAAGAGTAGAAACAAAACAACGATTTGCTAGAacacaataaataaattagtctatttcctttttctcttcgtGTTTGCGTGTGCAAGTGGGAAAATCCCCGTTAAGTAAACCCCTTGGTTATTTTGGCAACAGAATTTTTAGAAAATGATCTCATGCATAACAGACGTCACGCCACTAAACCACCAGATATTTCATACAAAACCTGGGCCGTAAAATCCATCATTGTTTTctcaaagaatagaaaaaaattaacgattAGCTGGAACACAATAAAGAAATTGATCGAAGGCGAAAAGGAAAGAGTAAGCAAGATAGAGCTCGAAAGACACTTCGGCTTAATACGAATGCAAATTATCAAATTCCCCTATCTACACAACAATCTTTGATGACTGTGAAGAAACtcgaaaaattgtttcaagGATGTGAGAAGAGGGCAAAATTGGTGTTCTAAGTTGTTTATGTTTCTCTCAAGATTCAAATCCGACAGAAAAACGAAATAACATCACGATCAAAATCTTACAACTCGGGGATTTCCCCATGCGTGACATCACTGCTTTGAATGagctatattattattatccacTTTGGAAAACTTTCAGTTTCACCAAGGTTGCTGTGTTAGCAAGATTGTGTAGTTTCTGATCGGGTTCTTATTGAGTTGAGAGGGAGCAGAAGGTGAGCACACTTTCTAAGGATTGTACAGTGGTCCATAGTTCAAGCCCAGCAAATCTTGATTCATAATTTCCCTGCAGATATACAATACTCGATGGCGCCGGGATTAATCCAAATATTCGTTTACGGCATAAGACGAGACATTACCACCATAAATATTCACAAGGTAAGATGGCTGTTTAATGTAAAACCCAAATGTTTACATTCACACCAGTTAAACAGCCTCAAAATTACATCTTCTTGACCTTCCTTTGCGTAGGATGCAACCGTCAAGGAATTCTTCACTATGATTTCCCAAAAGAAGGGCATACCAGTGGACCAAATGCGCGCAATTTACACCACAAAACAATTGGTGATAGGTAAACGTTTGTCAGATTACGGAGTGCAAAATGAGTCCAACGTGTTCTTGGTTCTTCGTCTGCTCGGTGGGTCTGAACGATCAATTCCACCAGAAAAAGAATTGGATGATGCAGTGGAACTAAGTAATGACCCGGATATGATTACGTGGGACGATGACCCTGAGAACAAGAGAGCCAAGATGCCTTGCGGGCATGCTATAAGTAAGATAAGATCATTTGCTCCTATTCCTTACTAATCTTTAGTTTGGTGTTCCTTGGCTGTTTGATTCAATCAACGTCCATTACTATTTATCAGTACAATCCTCATCcttaatttaaattgaaattatcTGTCAAGAATGTAGCATTGTTGGTAATAGCATCAACTTAGTAAAGCAATACTGTAACATAATGTACTACTTTTTTCATATGCTTACCATCATCCGTTTCCTCTGTTCCGTTCACCTACATTGATTAATGCTCATGGTGTTAGGGATTAAATCAAAACACGGCCTTCAGTCTACAATATGATGGCTCGCATGAATGACGTCATGCTGACTTGGTAAATGTCTAAGCTCAGTTATCTTCCTTTAGAGCAGCGCAtattaaggaaaaatttattcagttgatAAATTACTGTTTcatttacatatatatttcaTTCCAGCTGCAGAATCCCTGACAGCCTACTGCCGTAGTATCTTAGACGCGGGCCGGTCCCAATTTTTGTGTCCTTACATCAGCCAAGACCAGCCACCCGTTTATTGCCGCAAGGAGTGGGACTACATAGACGTTCGTCGCTTGGCTGTTTTGtcagaagaagaaattgaagagtttgaaaaaaagatCTCCCGGAACTATCTGATCAAGGGCATGGGTATTCAAGAATGTCCGAAATGCAACTCTATGGTGCAACGAAGTGAGAAAAAGCTGATACGAGTGGTTTGCCCTATTTGCAACATGAATAAAAGCAATGCTTTCGAGTTTTGCTGGCATTGTCTGCACGAATGGAAAAATAAGCAAAGCACGACCGTGTGTGGTACgtagtttttgttaaaaacatgATTTACTTAATGACAATTTATCAAAATTGACCAGTCACACACTTAACGGGCGTCTTTGGCCAAAAATGCATTCATTTCGGTTAACTTCTGTGAGTTCTCGAGCCGTTTGGTGGCGGGGTGGCGGTTGTTTATCGGCATTTTGTCACAGTTATTTTCAAGCGTTCTCCCACTCCATCTCTccctatttttttcctttgtctaaTCTGATCAGTTTTGATGGGTGTTTGGAAAGGGGGCTCATGACTGAGATGTGGGGATTTTCCATCCATGAGAATGGTAT from Pocillopora verrucosa isolate sample1 chromosome 2, ASM3666991v2, whole genome shotgun sequence includes the following:
- the LOC131790527 gene encoding uncharacterized protein → MAPGLIQIFVYGIRRDITTINIHKDATVKEFFTMISQKKGIPVDQMRAIYTTKQLVIGKRLSDYGVQNESNVFLVLRLLGGSERSIPPEKELDDAVELSNDPDMITWDDDPENKRAKMPCGHAITAESLTAYCRSILDAGRSQFLCPYISQDQPPVYCRKEWDYIDVRRLAVLSEEEIEEFEKKISRNYLIKGMGIQECPKCNSMVQRSEKKLIRVVCPICNMNKSNAFEFCWHCLHEWKNKQSTTVCGNEDCSCEDRRLKMLRNCLRKTIIGVVGCPSLRACVSCGMMIEHVKACKHMRCRCGKEFCFICLKLKEPSGWKCGRYNEACTVAAVQTTIPGDN